The stretch of DNA CCATAACTTTTATAATATACATTACACGAACTTACCATACACGAACATTGCATTAGTTAATACCACTTTATGAATGTTATGGAGTCTTCCAAGCTCGACCCACCACCTAGGCCTGAGTTCAGCCATTGTGTGAAACATGTTATTTTCACTTATGATTCCATCGACACCAGCATCAGAGTTACAGTAGAAAGAAGAACTACATGGATATGAAGAACTTTGTCCAGTTGTCTTACGATGTGATACTATGGTTCCTTCACCTAAATGTAAAAACACCATTTGAAATAACATATTCTATCAACAAAGAATTTTTGACTGGTATACAAGTAATtccatcataaaaaaaaatacagttaaatctcatttttttatcaatttatttcacGAAAGACCAAATACAATAACAGCCTATTTGAGATTCATTTTCTATAGTTAACTAGttataatttgcatattttcctATCTACTCAAAACGGAAACATTTCATTTGCTTAAAGCATTAAATATGGTGGAAATAACccagttttcaaaaatatacaacaTGAAATCGCATTTGTGTTATTATAAGAATTTTAAGCTCGAGTTCCTTGTGTATGCCACTttcataatattcataatattagAGGGGCATTAATATTCTGTTTCCGGTCTGTGCGCCATATAAGATTGAAAAACGGTTGATTTTTATGTAGTTGATATCACGTCAATTTTTATGTGAACGGTTTTAACATAGGAGCAAAATAAGGATATTGAACAAAATTTCACTGCTCATTGCAGTTCAAGAGTAGTAAGGTGTCGTACGGTCACAgtcttcttttttgtttcttgtatTAACCTTCTTTTTATGAGATGTGTCTGATAATTGATGGAAAATGATAACTGATACCACAGATAAACAAGGTTTTCCATGTCCCTGTTCTCAGACAGACAGCGAACGGTCTACCACGAATGTTGCGCCCTTCATTACAACCATACACCATTCCATATCCAACGTCTCTAGATATTCCAAATGGTTCCTTTGATGATGCATTCGAAACATCAGGATTTCCAGAACAATCTAAAAACCAAGAAacgaaaaatttaaattcatagttatgaaattagttatcaaaggtaccaggcttataattttagacgccagacgcgcgtttcgtctctgatatcactcatcagtgacgctcaaatcaaaatagctagatatccaaacaagtacaaagttgaaaagcattgatgaccaaaCATTCCAAACGGTTGTtctaatacggctaaggttatctgtGTCTGGGTTAAGACTATCCATAGTATTTTCAATGAAAAGGTGTCGGTGTATAAAATCCGAAGACATAGAGTTTACACAATGACAGTTAAATGAGGCACGGGGtggggtgtgtgtgtgtgttattttccttacaatattttatatattattgattaaagatttgtttaaatttttgtaagtattattttattatcattttcattattatttttatttaatttattactaTACTGAAGCACGACTCTATGTGCGGGATGTTcccctgtgttgaagacccactggttgccttgggctgttttctcactctttggtcgggttgttgtctctttgacacattccccatttccaatctcaattttgaTTAAGTTGACTGTTAGAAGTGTTTCTACTTACATGCTAGCTCACATGAAACTGAAGTTAGGTTTGGAAGACATTTGTATCCATATCCACATTGATGTGCAGCACATTTTCCTGCTaatttctatagaaaaaaatcattatgaaaaataaaaataaaatctataatttagtttttttaaatatattatatacatgaatAGCTAAAACAAATCTAACAAGTAAGACGATCTTCTTCTGCAACAAGACAACTATAAACTAACTTATATGCTATAACAAATACTATTTACAATTTATGCTTTATATGTACttgttaaattttgtttacagttaTCCTACCTCTGTCTTTAGTGAAAGTTAGTGACACTATTACTTTTTCTATTTAATATGTAGAATAATTAAAAGGAATAATCGAAATCATTACCTCTGTCAATGTATTTCAATTTAAGAACATGCCTTTCATGATCtgcaaatttaatttttttacttatagataagtaaaacatatatttttaacattccATGTTGTGATCTAGACAAAATCTACCTGTACCTCGTTTAAAAACTCGAGGATAAATACAAAACTACGACATAAGTCCCCATGGGAAAAGCCACTTCAAATTATGTATGTAGTATAACGAAATTTCATTTAAGTTAATATATTATGTCCGTGATCATTTATTTGTTCGTCTtatgtaatttattttaattagttTGTTACTTGTATACCATATTTTTGTGCCACTTCATAAATAAAGGCAGttgtataccggtgttcaaaagtcataaatcaattgagagaaaacgaatctaggttacaaactaaacccgagggaaacacatcaactataagaggaaaacaaagaaagaaCAGGAACACAGAAGTACACCAAAAATAAAcgccaacatacacagaaacgaactatttgatgccaactgccatattcctgactaggtacaggacattttcaaaacaaaatggtGTGCTAGTTAGTTCATGGCTAATAAGATTCTGGTTTCACAGTAACaacactggtttttttttttacttttgaattaaaAATGAAGAGGCAACATTCATTGTATATGATTTGGTtgcttgtagctaaaaccagctTCTGTTAACAGAACATGTACTTAAAATTTACAAACTGCATTTATGATAATTTTGTCTACGTAGAGATATTCATGTTTTGTGTACACaagttttattatttaactgaGATAATTCCGTTAACAACTGTGACATAGTAAATTCAGGTTTCGGCTTTTAAATAAATCAACAGTTTGACATGGATTCAATTCTATATTAAAAAGTCAGTTTAAATAACAGCTTCACGTGTTTTCAAAATTAACGATTTGATCATGTAAAAGTAATGCAAACCAAATAAAACCAGTTCAAATTGATGACACCACTTACTCATTTTGTCCGGAATTTACTTGTATTTTGctgttttgtaaaataaatgCTGAATCGAAAACAATTATCTGACAAATTATGAAATCAGGATTTTTTTTACTGTGTCAGGGCAGTCTTGCTAGTTTTGCGCACTGTCCACGTTTACCGACCCTTGTATTACTCTACAATCAAAGACCGAACCATTATcgatagattattttttaaacttgaaaatatGTAGCTTACTTTTGACCAggtggaaatgtttgaaaacagaCATCCATCTTCCTGGACAAGATTCTGTTTTGGATCACCATTGATATCACACAATTTCCAGTTACGTCTGTATCCTATGTTAGTACAGTTGGCTGTTCTCATACATTCTTTGAGGCAAGTGAGAAAACTTGCTCTTTGTAAGCGTCGAAGTGTCACATCCCTGTGGCACCGTCCATAAATTATCTCTCCGGGTTCCGACAATTGTGGATATTTACATCGAAAGTCATCATTGTCACACACGTCAACCATCGAAAAGGACAACACTAAAACGGTATCTAATAAAATGATAAACAAGTGTACAACTTCCATGCATTTCATTGAAAACTTATTCATTCTGATGTCACAGATTTGAAGACCTTCGAATTTTACATGTGTTATGTACCCTGATTAGCAATAGAAGGGATCTTGTTCTCAAGTTTATCCGTTTATTCACACAcattgtttgtattttactacCATGTATAGCAAATTGTTTATCCATTCGGTCATTACCATTACTTGTAAATGTGATTGTGCCAATAACATATTATCTATtatctattgtctattgtctaatGATACGAGAGATAAAGGAAAGATGTTTCAATAAATAATGTATCACTTTACTCGTCGTTATATGATGTGTTATTCTTTACTTATAATGATGgaataagaaaaataagaaatgtcAATGAGTcaaatatccaccagagaccaaatgaagtGGATTTAAGCAATTAAAAGTGTATTGGCTATATCACTGTTGCAATTCCCGGTACACacgttaaaaatatttcaaacaaacgcaataaatatttaaatactcAAGTTGTCTTAATATTGTTTAATACTAAATTATTAAgcaaaagtaaaatatattgtttttaatatctAAAGTATGACATTTCATGATTAAAAAACATCTGAGCATAAAATCATTTGATGtgaacaatttatatatattgcaGCCTTCACtgctccggtactggcatgaatatcaataatgtggtaatttttacaaatatcctgtttacaaaactttgaatttttcgaaaaactaaggattttcttatcccaggcataggttaccttagccgtatttggcacaactttttggaattttggatcctcaatgcccttcaactttttgcttgtttggcttaataaatattttgatatgagcgtcactgatgagtcttatgtaaacgaaacgcgcgtttggcgtactaaattataatcctggtacctttgataactattgacacacctttttaaaattgtccgtttataaattttgaaattattaagaaactaaggtttcaactcctttaggcaaagttgactttatatgaatttggctatatattttaggtatttttgacatatagctctttaacggtttcggtacttatacatcctcgatgccgagttcacacgtaatttgaattcgattcgcataaactaattcgaattacatgtagtttaattcgcatttgaAACGTTTTTAAaaacgtcctaacgtcaattctaactCGAATTggaatgcgcgtcaaattcgctttactgtcctaaCGACTAACTTTTAATTCGGATgaacaaaaacgtatttctaatgcgaattagccaattcgaatcaattcgaattaaaaaaagaagagtgtgtgaacacgataagcgaattcgattcgcatttgaTTCGGATTCGAATTAAaggtacgtgtgaacgaggcatcggatttcaaatgtttggctttgggcGTCCCTGatcaaggtaaatccagaaaagcgcttcggacgcattaaaTTGATTatcgtgttgttttcaattttttaaaatttattgacacatatttaaacatttattgattattacATCTTCATCGGTTTGAACATTCATAATTCAAcattattgtttaataaaattgagaatggaaatggggaatgtgtcaaagagacaaaaaccgaCCATAGATCAAACAAcagaagaaggtcaccaacaggtcttcaatgcagcgagaaattctcgcacccggaggcgtccttcagctggcttcttaacaaatataaatactagttcagtgataatgactgccatactaaactccaaattgtacacaagaaactaaaatttacatattaaagaagaagatgtggtatgattgccaacgataCAACTCTCgaaaagataccaaatgacacagaaataaacaactataggccTTTGtgcggcttcaacaatgagcaaaccccataccgcttagtcagctataaaagaccacgatgtgttaaatgtaaaataattcaaacgagaacgataactaacgacctaatttatgtaccaaaaaaataacggaaaacaaaacaaacgacatccactgaattacaggctcctaacttgggacaggcccatacatacagaatgtggcggggttaaacatgctagcAGGCAACCAACCATCTTCTAACCTGGGGCAGTGTTGTAatagaacaacataagaacgaactgtaATAATcattattagttaaaaaaaaaaaaaggcttatacaaatacaaatacaaattgaaatacatataacaaaaacaaataatgtacGTGGTATGTATGTTTCTGTTTTTATATGGCGTTGAAAAATACCATATTGATTCAAAGTGCACTATCTGATTGTTGACCTTATCGTGTCAATGATTTTAAAAACGGACGTTGCATGAtcatttaaaacacaaaaatcaatttaaaggATGTCTTTTAACTCGTCATGGTTTAATATTTTGCACTAAAACGGCGTATTTGAACCAAATTATTCAATCAATAAAAGTCTAACAAAATTCCATATCTTGATCTattcattatcaataaaaaaaaatttcagtagATTGAGAGAAATTTGAAATAGCAAAATTATAAGGACattatctgaaaataaataaaagttctaAAATAATCAATCTACTCCTTATGGAGCTATTTCCATGAATTTACAAGTGGGGGGCGAAAACTATAGTAGATATATAGAAAAGTGCTCATAGAAGATAAAgaaacactgtaaaaaaaaaacaccatcgaTAATAAGACAACATAAAATGTAGTGTTGTGGAAAAATAACCGATCaaatagttattattttttaaagaatgtgATACAAAAGATTTTAGaatgattaatattttgtattggtatcgttttttgtagaaaaaaaaataaaaaaatcaataaaaaatttaaaaaacaagaataacTTCATTAGCATTTTATCGGGCTCACACATAGTTGTGCCATTTAAATTACGTACTGAATGTCCAATATACCAGAACTaaccatataaaagtttactatTTCCATGGAAGTTTCCCATACATGTTGATCTTGAGTTTTATGTCAATGTTATTACAATGATAGTATTTCGATTTATATCTTAACGTTTCACGTAGCAAAAAAGTTTCTTTTTACGTATTCTAAAAAGGGATCAAGAAAGTATCCTCAAACCAGGTAGAAAGGATTATATCTTCTAGAATACTAGTGAGAATATATtcaattttacaacaaaaaatagaCTTTTGTGAGTATTTTTGGACGGATTCTGTTGCGTAAGATTCTAAAATAAAGGTTAAAATTAAGTTTTTCAGTGCTTAATTTGATGACACAATCTCTGCGGTCAATACCAAAGCAATGTTGCATAAGCAGTCAAATTCACAAACACGATACTGTAGGCAAAATGCTATTTTACTCTTTGTTAACTGTTACCGATTGGCGGCATAAGTGGACTAATTCTTTTTTggcacttatttttttttcaggtttgCTTTTTAAATAGGCATTCACTTGTGACAAGAGacaaatatattatttcaaattatCTAGTTATACTCTTTGCTTCTAATCTGATGTTCACCTATGAAGTTGGCATGCATTTACAAGTCTGAGAGAACTTAaacacatttcttttattttaataaatcaatgCTATACGGAacggttataaaaaaaaaatgtttttttattaatattttcctATTTTGCTTTCCCTGCGACAGTTTTATTCAAAACCgatgtttttattaaattcgtAATGAGGTGAATACCAAGAGTTGTCGTTCGTACGCCATGGATAAGGCTATACCAGGAGCAATATAACTTAAGTAAATTTGTTATAACTccaataaaaataacttgtacgaAGTAAAACAATCGAAATGTTTGTAAATTTCACCCATATTAcgaaattaaatttgttttgttaatgcattgactaaaacagaaaaatattaaaagaaataggGATTCGACTGCAGGATGtttgaataattatttattttgtcacgaaagatttttattattaaatctaAAATACAGATAATGTTTCACATACAAAGATTGTAGggtgattttttaaaatgataataagATAGACATTTTCTTGTTGCTGGTGTATATTTTAGTCTACCTACAATTACCTTTTTAAGAAGGGAACTCGGTGTCTGAGTGGTTTAAGTTGTCGATGTCCGcaaattatataatcattttcATGATAGTTTGTGTCCTGAATGTGTACATTTTTTATCAATCAGAGTGTCAATCGAGTTgcaagaaattttgaaataactgcagattgttttatctttttctgTTGAAGATAAACAAGTTCCTATGCCACATAGTACTCAGACATCATGTTCTCTCTCCATTAAACTTGTTGGAAAATTTCCTTGATCGGAATCTTAGTGGATTGAAAGGCATTCAGTATTAAAAAgttcaaattattatattttttttcaagtttacaTATGTAATTATGAATGCAAAGAACTGAATTTTAAAGCACCCTATAGAATTGTTTAGCTAAATGTAGCATGTCTCATAATGACAATTGACAGGTTTGTAAACAACATAGAGCAAATTCAGAAcatatgtttattaattttatactACTTTATGCAAACTTCTTACTTTATCCATTCATTTCATTGAACACGCGACATTTGTTAATTTCCACCAACACAGCCCACCCATAGCATATGATGATATCAGCGACGGGTGTTTATGTCTAAAATCGACACGTGCTTGGACCCGAAGTTTACCGATTCAGAACAATTAACACTCGCTATAGCCGGGGTTTGCCgattcttatttctatattactTCTGTCACTTTGTTGTTGTTATGAGTAAACTTTCTTTAAGTatgactttatttttttaaaagtgttcttcaaataaataaaggcaacagtagtataccggtgtttgaaagtcatcaatcgataaagaggaaacaaattcgggt from Mytilus galloprovincialis chromosome 2, xbMytGall1.hap1.1, whole genome shotgun sequence encodes:
- the LOC143062190 gene encoding uncharacterized protein LOC143062190, coding for MKCMEVVHLFIILLDTVLVLSFSMVDVCDNDDFRCKYPQLSEPGEIIYGRCHRDVTLRRLQRASFLTCLKECMRTANCTNIGYRRNWKLCDINGDPKQNLVQEDGCLFSNISTWSKKLAGKCAAHQCGYGYKCLPNLTSVSCELAYCSGNPDVSNASSKEPFGISRDVGYGMVYGCNEGRNIRGRPFAVCLRTGTWKTLFICGEGTIVSHRKTTGQSSSYPCSSSFYCNSDAGVDGIISENNMFHTMAELRPRWWVELGRLHNIHKVVLTNAMFVYAYRLKKLEVHVEKSTSEIEICGTHAFVAHAKTGEVIEIKCPTLLEGQKVVVTMVNERVDYFHLAEVEVYGG